Proteins encoded in a region of the Anopheles aquasalis chromosome 2, idAnoAquaMG_Q_19, whole genome shotgun sequence genome:
- the LOC126571888 gene encoding cytochrome c oxidase assembly protein COX20, mitochondrial has protein sequence MAEGQAAANNQGLEVDVDPPSDRSLMLFGRDVSSIPCFRSSFLYGISFGLGVGFLAFLKTSRPQLSTHIGFGTFMATTFGYWFPCRYAWSKQKFDMALMQKALQQQAIYEGTDKERELEAKTESA, from the exons ATGGCAGAAGGTCAGGCAGCCGCCAACAACCAAGGGTTAGAGGTGGATGTTGATCCCCCATCGGATAGG TCATTGATGCTCTTTGGCCGGGACGTTAGCTCGATACCGTGTTTTCGCAGCAGTTTCCTGTACGGGATCAGCTTCGGCCTCGGCGTGGGATTCTTAGCGTTCCTCAAAACATCCCGCCCTCAACTATCGACACACATCGGCTTTGGCACGTTTATGGCCACCACGTTCGGATATTGGTTCCCGTGCCGTTACGCCTGGTCGAAGCAAAAGTTCGACATGGCGCTCATGCAGAAAGCCCTGCAACAGCAAGCGATATACGAAGGCACGGATAAGGAGCGAGAGCTGGAGGCGAAGACGGAATCCGCGTGA